A window of the Hevea brasiliensis isolate MT/VB/25A 57/8 chromosome 6, ASM3005281v1, whole genome shotgun sequence genome harbors these coding sequences:
- the LOC110648979 gene encoding MLO-like protein 3, with protein MAGGGGATSVRSLLETPTWALATVCFIFIFLSLVIEHSIHLISQWLKKRRKNALFEAVEKLKTVLMVLGFMSLILTATQGLIIKICIPNKLATTMSPCRRSSTKTSKALQERFLAAAADESSSGSSDYCSSKGKASLISEDGINQLNIFIFVLAVMQIVYSVLTMALGRAKMRRWKAWENETRTVEYQAANDPNRFRYTRQTTFGRRHMSSSATTSPQLWTKCFFRQFFNSVAKVDYLTLRHGFITAHLSNNYNSFNFQKYIQRSLEDDFKVVVGISPFMWFMVVIFMLLDVHGWHVYLCVSFLPLIILLILGTKLEVVIAKMALQLKDQSNVIKGAPLVQPTDSLFWFHHPKFVLTLLHCTLFMNAFEFAFFVWVTLQFGINSCYHEHTEIIVVRVVLAVTVQIMCSYITLPLYALVTQMGTKFKSPALEEQTANIIRQWHARVKQNREKQPVSPSVSSIPSPISTGKRTMDCHDFYSYNRMASPDFSSHNRRPSFPETFASPSQSEIVANDQEIVPSSPL; from the exons ATGGCAGGTGGTGGAGGAGCAACCTCTGTACGCTCCTTGCTGGAAACACCCACTTGGGCTCTAGCAACCGTTTGCTTCATTTTTATCTTCCTGTCCTTGGTCATCGAACACTCGATCCATCTAATTAGCCAA TGGCTCAAAAAACGCAGAAAGAATGCCCTGTTTGAAGCTGTGGAGAAGCTAAAAACAG TGCTTATGGTTCTGGGATTCATGTCTCTGATATTGACAGCAACTCAAGGATTAATCATCAAAATATGCATCCCCAACAAATTAGCAACCACCATGTCGCCATGTCGTCGGAGCTCAACCAAAACTTCCAAAGCATTACAAGAAAGATTTCTGGCAGCTGCTGCTGATGAGAGCAGTTCTGGATCTTCAGATTACTGTAGCTCCAAG GGAAAGGCATCTCTTATATCAGAAGATGGGATCAATCAGCTCAATATCTTCATATTTGTATTGGCAGTAATGCAAATTGTGTACAGTGTTCTCACCATGGCCTTGGGAAGGGCAAAG ATGAGGCGTTGGAAAGCCTGGGAGAACGAGACTCGGACAGTGGAATATCAGGCTGCTAATG ATCCTAATAGATTTAGATACACAAGACAAACCACATTTGGTCGCAGACACATGAGTTCTTCGGCAACAACTTCTCCCCAACTGTGGACT AAATGCTTCTTTCGTCAATTCTTCAACTCAGTCGCCAAAGTCGATTATCTCACTCTTCGCCATGGCTTCATCACG GCTCATTTGTCCAATAATTATAATTCCTTCAATTTCCAAAAGTACATACAACGATCATTGGAGGATGATTTCAAAGTTGTTGTTGGCATCAG TCCCTTCATGTGGTTTATGGTCGTCATCTTCATGCTCTTGGACGTGCAtg GTTGGCATGTGTATCTCTGCGTATCATTCCTCCCATTGATT ATATTGTTGATTCTTGGAACAAAACTGGAAGTAGTGATAGCAAAAATGGCTCTCCAACTCAAAGATCAGAGTAATGTAATCAAGGGAGCCCCTCTAGTGCAACCAACTGATAGTCTCTTCTGGTTCCATCACCCAAAATTTGTATTGACGCTTCTTCATTGTACTTTGTTTATG AATGCATTTGAGTTTGCTTTCTTCGTTTGGGTTACG TTACAATTCGGGATAAATTCTTGCTACCACGAACACACAGAGATCATTGTTGTTAGGGTTGTGTTAGC GGTGACGGTTCAAATCATGTGCAGCTACATAACTCTTCCTCTATATGCTCTAGTAACCCAG ATGGGAACAAAATTCAAGAGTCCAGCACTAGAAGAACAAACAGCAAACATTATACGACAATGGCATGCAAGAGTGAAGCAGAACAGAGAAAAACAACCAGTTTCACCTTCTGTTAGCTCCATTCCATCTCCTATATCAACTGGTAAAAGAACCATGGATTGCCATGATTTCTATTCCTATAACCGAATGGCTTCTCCTGATTTCTCATCCCATAACAGAAGACCATCTTTTCCAGAAACCTTTGCGTCTCCATCTCAATCTGAGATTGTTGCAAATGATCAAGAAATTGTTCCATCCAGTCCACTGTAG